The Paucidesulfovibrio gracilis DSM 16080 genome segment ATCGCCTCCCCGCACATCACCCACAAAAGCGACGTGGGTGGCAGTATCTTAAACATCAACAGCCCGGCCGAAGTGCGTCAGGCCTTTCTGACGCTTACGGCGCGCACGGCACGGCGGCGGCCCGAAGCCCATATCCTTGGCTGTCTGGTGCAGGCCATGGCCCCGGAAGGCTCCCGCGACGTGCGGATCAAAATAGTGCGCGACCCGCAATTCGGTCCACTGATCAGTTTTTCCAAAGGCGGCGTCTACAGCGAGGTGCTCGGCGACCAGTCCTCCAGACTGGCCCCCCTGACCCTGGGCAACGTGCAGCGCATCATCCGCAGCATCAAGGCCTTTCCGCTGCTCCAGGGGGTCCGTGGCCGCCAGGGGGTGGACCTGCTCGCCATCGAGGACATCCTGCTCACGGCGTCCACAATGGCCATGGATTTTCCGCAAATCGAAGAGGCCGACATCGGTCCGATTCTCGTATATAACAAAGGCGCGCTAGTGGTGGATATGCGGGTGACCCTCTCCCTGGCGCGGCTGCGCGGGATCTGATATCCCCATCAATGCACCCGGAACTCGCGGCAAACGCCACGAAACAGTTAGCAAGGACGGAGGAGCGTATGCCAGGACTCTACATCGGAGCCACATCCGGATACTCGGGTAAAAACATGGTCGGCATCGGGCTTGGCCTCAAATTCAAGGAAATGGGTCTCAATGTGGGCTACATGAAGCCCGTGGGCGCCCTGCCCCTGGAAAAGGACGGAAAACTCGGCGACGAGGACGCCTTTTTCGTGCAGGACGTGCTCGGCCTCACCGGCGCTCCCGAACAAGTCACCCCGGTGGTGGTCACCCACGATTTCAAGGTTCAGGCCTTTTCCGGCAAAAGCGAACCCGCCGTGCCGCGCATCCAGGAAGCATACCAAGCCCTTGGCCAGGGCCGCGACCTCGTGCTCGTGGCCGGGTCAGGCTCCATGTACTCCGGCAAATACTGCGGCGTGGACGGCGTGACCCTCTGTCGGGAGATGGATCTCAAATGCGTGATCATCGACCGCTTTCAAAAAGACCTGAAATACGATTATCTGGCCATCATGAAGGAAAGCCTGGGCGACCGGCTGGCCGGAGTGATCCTCAACGACATTCCCGCCACGTTCATGGACGAGGTCAACGAGTTGA includes the following:
- a CDS encoding phosphotransacetylase family protein produces the protein MPGLYIGATSGYSGKNMVGIGLGLKFKEMGLNVGYMKPVGALPLEKDGKLGDEDAFFVQDVLGLTGAPEQVTPVVVTHDFKVQAFSGKSEPAVPRIQEAYQALGQGRDLVLVAGSGSMYSGKYCGVDGVTLCREMDLKCVIIDRFQKDLKYDYLAIMKESLGDRLAGVILNDIPATFMDEVNELIKPFLERIGIRVLGVIPTDTIMGTITVSDLADRLGGKVVSAHASADRVVERFLIGTMQVENFMTHFRKHQNAAIIVGGDRSDVQLVALEGDAPCLILTGNLYPNDIILTRSEVLKTPIIIAREDTFTVAKKMESILSRHKLRDKIKIEQGAKLIAEHIDLEYLKKELGV